A region from the Arthrobacter roseus genome encodes:
- the nadA gene encoding quinolinate synthase NadA, translated as MSSVNTAVQLITRQEAEQNLESRASAGTCSPELASAPWNFDDGAPSYGPGASVADAIPSTTPRQGSLPQEYRDAHDDELHHRIMAAKEALGDRVVMLGHFYQRDEVVRYADFVGDSFQLARAATERTEAEAIVFCGVHFMAETADLLSQEDQAVILPNLAAGCSMADMADIDSVTECWEQLEDVFGTEPDADGRVPVIPVTYMNSSAALKGFCGEHGGIVCTSSNASTVLEWAFERGQRVLFFPDQHLGRNTAKAMGVPLEQMPMWNPRKALGGNSEEGLQDSRVILWHGFCSVHKRFTVAQIEKARKDFPDVRVIVHPECPMPVVDAADESGSTDYIRKAIAAAAPGTTFAVGTEINMVNRLAAEHPEHTIFCLDPVICPCSTMYRIHPGYLAWVLEGLVRGEVLNQIKVPDAVAGPARTALERMLAAKP; from the coding sequence ATGAGCAGCGTCAACACCGCCGTGCAGCTGATCACACGTCAAGAAGCAGAACAAAACCTTGAGAGCCGGGCATCAGCCGGAACCTGTAGCCCCGAGCTAGCCTCGGCTCCCTGGAACTTCGACGACGGTGCGCCGTCCTATGGTCCGGGGGCGTCGGTGGCGGATGCCATTCCCTCGACCACCCCCAGACAGGGGAGCCTCCCTCAGGAGTACCGGGACGCGCACGACGACGAACTCCACCACCGCATCATGGCGGCGAAGGAAGCGCTCGGGGACAGGGTGGTCATGCTCGGCCACTTCTACCAGCGTGATGAAGTGGTCCGTTACGCAGATTTCGTGGGGGACTCCTTCCAGCTCGCCCGTGCCGCGACCGAGCGCACCGAGGCCGAGGCAATCGTCTTCTGCGGGGTGCACTTCATGGCTGAGACCGCGGACCTGCTATCACAGGAAGACCAGGCGGTCATCCTGCCCAATCTGGCTGCGGGTTGCTCCATGGCGGACATGGCGGACATAGATTCTGTAACCGAATGCTGGGAGCAACTCGAAGACGTCTTTGGCACTGAGCCCGATGCGGATGGCCGTGTGCCGGTCATACCCGTGACATACATGAACTCCTCCGCCGCGCTCAAGGGTTTCTGCGGCGAACACGGCGGAATAGTATGTACCTCGTCCAACGCCTCAACGGTCCTTGAATGGGCCTTCGAGCGCGGACAGCGCGTCCTGTTCTTCCCTGATCAGCATCTGGGCCGCAACACAGCCAAGGCCATGGGCGTGCCGCTGGAACAGATGCCCATGTGGAATCCGCGGAAGGCGCTGGGTGGCAACTCAGAAGAGGGCCTGCAGGATTCCCGCGTCATTCTCTGGCATGGCTTCTGCTCCGTTCACAAGCGCTTCACAGTGGCCCAGATCGAGAAGGCGCGCAAGGACTTCCCGGATGTCCGTGTCATTGTGCACCCCGAGTGCCCCATGCCCGTGGTGGATGCCGCCGATGAATCCGGTAGTACCGACTACATCCGCAAAGCTATTGCAGCAGCAGCGCCCGGAACCACCTTTGCGGTGGGCACCGAAATCAACATGGTCAACCGTCTTGCTGCCGAACATCCCGAACACACCATCTTCTGTCTAGATCCAGTCATCTGCCCGTGCTCCACTATGTACCGCATCCACCCTGGCTACCTCGCGTGGGTTCTGGAAGGACTGGTTCGTGGAGAAGTCCTCAACCAGATCAAGGTCCCGGATGCCGTAGCCGGTCCTGCACGAACGGCACTGGAACGGATGTTGGCGGCGAAGCCATGA
- a CDS encoding NUDIX hydrolase has product MFTSANVSERRQATPGLAISTVIFALRPSTGSGRPTLWLPLVRRVRQPHLKMWALPGGPLGHDESLSDAAARNLADTTGLSPRYLEQLYAFGGLDRSPGQRLVSIVYWALLQQDIAALAQESENVRWFRADDLDELAFDHNEIVRYALWRLRNKMEYGSIAYNFLGPTFTLAQVREVYEAVLNRPLDPANFRRQLRATVDIEPTDEFLQGGRHRPPRLYRYTGSDPAETPSDTNSVPSTTESEHRSNS; this is encoded by the coding sequence GTGTTCACCAGCGCCAACGTCTCGGAGCGCCGCCAGGCTACTCCTGGCCTGGCGATCTCCACGGTGATCTTCGCGCTGCGTCCCAGCACCGGTTCAGGAAGGCCCACTTTGTGGCTCCCGCTGGTCCGCCGTGTACGCCAGCCGCACCTGAAGATGTGGGCGTTGCCGGGCGGGCCCCTGGGCCACGACGAGTCGCTCTCAGATGCAGCGGCGCGGAATCTCGCGGACACCACAGGTCTCTCTCCACGGTATCTCGAACAGCTCTACGCCTTTGGGGGTCTTGACCGCTCACCGGGGCAGCGGCTGGTCTCCATCGTCTACTGGGCGCTGCTTCAGCAGGACATCGCCGCTCTGGCGCAAGAATCCGAGAACGTGCGGTGGTTTAGAGCAGATGATCTGGACGAGCTGGCGTTCGATCACAACGAGATTGTCCGCTATGCATTGTGGCGGCTACGCAACAAAATGGAGTACGGCTCAATAGCGTATAACTTCCTTGGCCCCACGTTCACGCTGGCACAGGTGCGGGAAGTGTATGAGGCAGTCCTGAACCGGCCGCTGGATCCGGCAAACTTTCGCCGGCAGCTCCGCGCCACAGTAGATATCGAACCCACGGACGAGTTCCTTCAAGGCGGTCGACACCGACCGCCGCGCCTGTACCGCTATACCGGCAGTGACCCCGCAGAAACACCCTCTGACACGAATTCCGTTCCATCCACCACCGAAAGCGAACATCGGAGCAACTCATGA
- a CDS encoding Lrp/AsnC family transcriptional regulator, translated as MEIDQLDARIITLFTDDPRMSVLEASRLLKVARATVQSRLDRMQRSGVISGWGPRVDPVALGYNVVAYCALAIRQDKGHDAVAEALEKIPEIQEIHTVSGESDLMARVAARSNSDLQRVIDSIIATDTIVRSSTVIVLNTHFDGRTLPLTQAAAGLDPR; from the coding sequence ATGGAGATCGACCAGCTCGATGCACGCATCATCACGCTTTTCACCGATGACCCCCGGATGAGCGTTCTTGAAGCCTCACGCTTATTGAAAGTTGCCCGGGCCACGGTGCAGTCGCGCCTTGACCGCATGCAGAGGTCTGGCGTCATTTCCGGGTGGGGGCCTCGCGTGGATCCGGTGGCGCTTGGATACAACGTGGTGGCCTACTGCGCTCTGGCCATCCGCCAAGACAAGGGGCACGACGCCGTCGCCGAGGCGCTGGAGAAGATCCCTGAGATTCAAGAAATCCATACGGTGTCCGGAGAAAGTGACCTGATGGCGCGGGTGGCAGCGCGGTCCAATTCAGACCTTCAGCGGGTCATTGACTCCATTATTGCCACCGACACCATTGTGCGGTCCTCTACTGTCATTGTTCTCAATACCCATTTTGATGGACGCACTCTTCCACTGACTCAGGCGGCGGCGGGTCTGGACCCTCGGTAG
- a CDS encoding amino acid permease translates to MTTSSLNNPETTGVVESSPQSTNSGSMKPRQLIMMGLGSAIGAGLFLGAGVGVQAAGPAVLIAYLIAGTLIIIVMQALGEMAAANPNSGAFSVYCAKAMGTTAGATIGWLWWVQLVIVIAAEAVGAAGLLAGIWPVMPAGIMALIFMILFTAVNLLGVKNFGEFEFWFAILKVAAIVIFLGIGAALILGLLPDVPSPGFSNLFGGDGFAPAGIGGIAAGLLVVVFAFGGTEIVSVAAAETEDPSRSVRSAVRTVVWRIMVFYIGSVFVIVMVVPWTSDALSSPFAAVLSIASIPGADTAITLVAVVALLSALNANLYGASRMIFSLSERTEAPVFLSRRNRLNVPVAAVLASVVFGFMATGLELLFPEMVLPLLLNIVGSTCLVVWGSALISQIILRRRADRDGTELPMRMAAFPALSYLGVALLVGILTIGFLAETTRIQLLSTFVLVAVIAVLSRANARRRAGVSGRVTQ, encoded by the coding sequence ATGACCACGAGCTCCCTGAACAATCCGGAAACGACCGGCGTCGTGGAGTCGTCGCCGCAATCCACCAACAGTGGATCCATGAAGCCCCGACAGCTCATCATGATGGGGCTCGGCAGCGCCATTGGCGCAGGCCTGTTTCTGGGAGCAGGTGTCGGCGTTCAGGCAGCAGGGCCAGCCGTCCTGATCGCGTACCTCATCGCTGGAACGCTGATCATCATTGTGATGCAGGCGCTCGGTGAAATGGCTGCTGCCAATCCCAACAGCGGTGCGTTCTCCGTTTACTGCGCCAAAGCCATGGGCACTACCGCCGGAGCTACCATCGGCTGGCTCTGGTGGGTCCAGCTGGTCATTGTCATCGCTGCGGAAGCCGTCGGGGCCGCCGGTCTGCTGGCGGGGATCTGGCCGGTGATGCCCGCAGGCATCATGGCGTTGATCTTCATGATTCTCTTCACCGCCGTCAACCTTTTGGGGGTGAAGAACTTCGGCGAATTTGAGTTCTGGTTCGCCATCCTGAAAGTGGCCGCCATTGTCATTTTCCTGGGCATCGGCGCGGCGCTTATCCTCGGACTGTTGCCGGACGTTCCCTCTCCGGGATTCTCCAACCTGTTCGGCGGCGACGGCTTTGCCCCCGCAGGAATAGGCGGTATCGCCGCAGGCCTGCTCGTGGTGGTCTTCGCGTTCGGCGGCACAGAAATCGTCAGTGTGGCGGCTGCAGAAACTGAAGACCCCTCACGCAGCGTCCGCAGTGCCGTCCGCACAGTCGTCTGGCGGATCATGGTGTTCTACATCGGTTCCGTATTCGTCATTGTCATGGTGGTGCCCTGGACCTCAGATGCGCTCAGTTCACCGTTCGCGGCTGTACTGTCTATCGCATCGATTCCAGGCGCAGACACAGCGATCACCCTCGTGGCCGTCGTCGCGCTCCTCTCAGCGCTGAACGCCAATCTCTATGGCGCATCCCGGATGATCTTCTCGCTGTCAGAACGCACCGAAGCGCCTGTCTTCCTCAGCCGACGCAACCGTCTGAACGTGCCCGTCGCAGCGGTCCTTGCATCAGTGGTCTTTGGGTTCATGGCCACCGGGCTTGAGCTTCTCTTCCCTGAAATGGTGCTTCCACTTCTGCTCAACATCGTGGGCTCCACCTGCCTGGTGGTCTGGGGGTCGGCACTGATCTCTCAGATCATCCTCCGTCGGCGCGCTGACCGCGACGGAACCGAGCTCCCCATGCGAATGGCAGCATTCCCCGCATTGTCCTATCTCGGCGTCGCCCTGCTGGTGGGGATCCTAACCATCGGTTTCCTTGCGGAAACCACTCGAATCCAGCTGTTGTCCACGTTTGTCCTCGTGGCGGTCATTGCCGTCTTGAGCAGGGCTAATGCACGACGCCGGGCCGGAGTATCCGGTAGGGTCACGCAGTAG
- a CDS encoding LamG domain-containing protein, translated as MILIGVEKRSRALGMVTLALALVLCLTAQLMPSSSAGFTAKVTNSANTAASNPYFTCNAAVLAKSPYLYYKFDNTQNIGLDSSGTGRNGQYYRGGSGSITAGTTTSDDACSRDGLGKWIQLYDYGSKTQNDQNYGLISSGAVTPPNTFTIEIWFKTTTTRGGRIFGLSRSLTGVSYVDRHIYLDNQGRVYFGVYPGSYKTIYSFASFNDNTWHMATGTLSSAGMCLYVDAVRMTCIPNVTQADNTFSTGYWRVGSDSVRDWPGFPSSDAFGGNVDEAAVYLSALTAAQIQAHYIAGR; from the coding sequence ATGATTCTTATCGGAGTCGAGAAAAGAAGCCGTGCTCTGGGAATGGTCACTCTCGCGCTCGCTCTGGTGCTGTGCCTGACTGCCCAGCTGATGCCGTCGAGCTCGGCGGGGTTCACCGCCAAGGTCACGAATAGCGCAAACACTGCGGCCAGTAATCCGTACTTCACGTGCAATGCGGCGGTCCTGGCAAAGAGTCCGTACCTCTATTACAAGTTCGATAACACCCAAAATATCGGTCTCGACAGTTCGGGAACTGGCCGTAACGGACAGTACTACAGGGGCGGATCCGGTAGCATCACTGCGGGCACCACCACCAGCGACGACGCATGCTCGCGTGATGGTCTGGGGAAGTGGATTCAGCTCTATGATTACGGTTCCAAAACGCAGAACGATCAGAACTACGGTCTGATTTCCTCGGGGGCAGTCACCCCGCCCAATACGTTCACCATCGAGATCTGGTTCAAGACCACCACAACCAGGGGCGGCAGGATTTTCGGCCTGAGCCGTTCACTCACCGGCGTCTCCTATGTAGACCGCCACATCTATCTGGATAACCAGGGGCGCGTGTACTTTGGCGTCTATCCCGGTTCCTACAAAACTATCTACAGTTTCGCCAGCTTCAATGACAACACATGGCATATGGCCACGGGCACGCTCTCCAGCGCAGGCATGTGCTTATACGTTGATGCAGTGCGGATGACCTGCATTCCAAACGTCACGCAGGCAGATAATACTTTTAGCACCGGATACTGGCGCGTAGGTAGCGATTCGGTAAGGGACTGGCCTGGATTTCCCTCCAGCGACGCATTCGGCGGCAACGTTGATGAAGCTGCCGTCTACTTATCGGCGCTGACCGCGGCGCAGATCCAAGCACACTATATCGCCGGCCGCTGA
- a CDS encoding S26 family signal peptidase encodes MGILERQMLLEPEMTGSNTVAMLERGTSARRRTGKPSRPSAKVLLPIFLALVVGLLVLVAALGYLGGMRWFIISTPSMGEAAPVGTLIVTAPVDLADLEVGDIVTFRPPPAPSQVYTHRVEAAAEGGGLHTRGDINGAADPWILHENDIVGEAQSVLPGVGWLIRALPMVLVGSCLLWFLTRLVSDAGQRTAWRILGLSLVVSIPAVVLRPFVGLDVLTTRAQEGGVEVTAVSTGMLPISVEANGGTSTQLVSGEVGTVLVPSLTESGEYHLASSLDLGPAGWAVLAVVCVVPLLWCLVVGLPPVAEEDADTHGATEGTAA; translated from the coding sequence GTGGGGATCCTCGAGCGTCAGATGTTGTTGGAGCCGGAAATGACGGGCTCCAACACTGTTGCCATGCTTGAGCGCGGGACGAGCGCCCGGCGACGCACCGGTAAACCCTCACGGCCCAGTGCAAAGGTGCTCCTCCCCATATTTCTGGCCCTCGTCGTCGGGCTCTTGGTGTTGGTGGCTGCGCTCGGCTACCTCGGCGGGATGAGGTGGTTCATCATTAGTACTCCATCCATGGGGGAGGCAGCACCGGTGGGGACTCTCATTGTTACAGCGCCTGTGGATCTGGCTGACCTCGAGGTGGGGGACATTGTCACGTTCCGCCCGCCGCCCGCACCGAGCCAGGTGTACACGCACCGGGTTGAGGCCGCGGCGGAGGGCGGCGGCCTGCACACGCGAGGCGACATCAACGGCGCCGCCGATCCGTGGATACTCCATGAAAACGATATTGTGGGCGAAGCTCAGAGCGTGCTTCCGGGGGTCGGTTGGCTGATCCGTGCTCTGCCTATGGTGCTCGTTGGTTCCTGTCTCCTGTGGTTTCTGACGCGGCTGGTTTCTGATGCCGGTCAACGGACAGCGTGGCGCATTCTCGGACTGTCCTTGGTTGTGTCGATCCCGGCAGTGGTGCTCCGGCCGTTTGTTGGACTGGACGTCCTGACCACGAGGGCGCAAGAGGGCGGTGTAGAGGTGACCGCCGTTTCCACTGGCATGTTGCCCATCTCTGTGGAGGCGAACGGCGGAACCAGTACACAGCTGGTCAGCGGGGAAGTGGGCACCGTCTTAGTACCCTCATTGACGGAGAGCGGTGAGTACCATCTGGCGTCGTCCTTGGATTTGGGCCCTGCTGGTTGGGCGGTGCTTGCCGTGGTCTGCGTGGTTCCCCTCTTGTGGTGTCTCGTTGTTGGTCTTCCACCGGTCGCTGAAGAAGATGCCGACACCCACGGAGCTACCGAAGGGACTGCGGCATGA
- a CDS encoding thiamine pyrophosphate-dependent enzyme — protein MVFNAPTQHPSLTEDELRELYRLLVTVRHLDTSAIAWQRQGLIPGYAPEFGQEAAQVGSGYAVDPTLDFVFPTYREMGVARAMGVDMVEYMSTHKATWHGGLYNPAETHLAPIQAVVAGSVLHAVGWAHGQTLSGLPLEQRGVALTYFGDGASSQGDVHEAMNFAAVMKAPVVFFSQNNGWAISVPTESQVAGGSVAARAAGYGMESVRIDGNDVEAVVRATRQAIDHARAGHGPVVIEAMTYRRGPHSTSDDPGRYRTLEDERSDGGEDPVTRLRTRLLDAGIIDEAFIAESLEAAKAEEESIRNGVVALEPRPGNEMFDFVFQEPTQALKAQAAAWREESEHV, from the coding sequence ATGGTTTTCAACGCGCCAACTCAGCACCCATCGCTGACGGAGGATGAGCTGAGGGAGCTTTACCGCCTTCTCGTCACCGTTCGCCATCTGGACACGTCCGCCATCGCCTGGCAGCGCCAGGGGCTGATCCCCGGTTACGCACCCGAGTTCGGACAAGAAGCGGCCCAGGTAGGCAGCGGTTACGCCGTCGACCCCACCCTTGACTTCGTTTTCCCCACCTACCGGGAAATGGGCGTCGCGCGAGCCATGGGCGTCGACATGGTTGAATACATGTCCACTCATAAAGCCACCTGGCACGGTGGGCTCTACAATCCAGCTGAAACTCACCTGGCACCAATCCAGGCAGTAGTGGCGGGTTCAGTACTGCACGCTGTTGGCTGGGCACACGGACAAACACTCTCGGGGCTGCCACTGGAACAGCGCGGGGTTGCCCTCACGTACTTTGGCGACGGAGCGAGCTCACAGGGCGATGTCCACGAGGCCATGAATTTTGCCGCCGTCATGAAGGCCCCCGTGGTCTTTTTCTCCCAGAACAACGGCTGGGCCATTTCCGTACCCACCGAGTCCCAGGTGGCCGGTGGCTCCGTAGCAGCCCGCGCTGCAGGCTATGGGATGGAGTCGGTCCGGATCGACGGCAACGACGTCGAAGCCGTTGTCCGTGCCACCCGGCAGGCCATTGACCATGCACGTGCAGGCCACGGACCGGTGGTTATCGAAGCCATGACGTACCGTCGCGGCCCGCACTCCACCTCGGATGATCCTGGCCGCTACCGAACCCTCGAAGATGAGCGGTCCGATGGCGGCGAAGACCCAGTGACCAGGCTCCGTACGCGCCTGCTCGACGCCGGCATCATCGACGAAGCGTTCATCGCCGAATCCCTCGAAGCTGCCAAGGCGGAAGAGGAGAGCATCCGAAACGGCGTGGTGGCACTGGAGCCCCGCCCGGGAAACGAAATGTTCGACTTCGTTTTCCAAGAACCCACTCAAGCACTCAAGGCACAGGCCGCAGCCTGGCGGGAGGAATCAGAACATGTCTGA
- a CDS encoding alpha-ketoacid dehydrogenase subunit beta codes for MSEHTTASDLDAAQDNTVETDTQQQSRENVFPSETAKTTTMSMQAALNLALSETLEDNPKTVIFGEDVGKLGGVFRITDGLQTKFGADRVFDTPLAESGILGMSVGLAMAGFHPIPEVQFDGFAYPAINQIVCQIGRMNYRSRGTMPMPITLRVPSFGGIRAPEHHGESLEALFAHVPGLKVVSPSSPHEAYHLLKHSATRPDPVIFMEPKSRYWQKGEVDLKNAGSVEGSKVVRPGKHLTLVAWGAMVARCLQVAELAAEDGIEIEVLDLRWLKPIDAGGLAASVAKTRRAVVVHEAPRTSGLGAEVAALISEQCFGTLKAPVERITGFDVPYPSGDLEDEYIPNIDRILFGIQRVLEYRRG; via the coding sequence ATGTCTGAGCACACGACGGCCAGCGACCTCGACGCAGCCCAGGACAACACCGTGGAAACCGATACCCAACAGCAATCTCGCGAGAACGTTTTCCCTTCGGAAACCGCCAAGACCACCACCATGTCCATGCAGGCTGCGCTCAACCTTGCGCTCTCAGAAACACTGGAAGATAACCCCAAAACGGTGATCTTCGGTGAAGATGTCGGCAAACTGGGCGGCGTCTTTCGGATCACTGATGGCCTGCAGACGAAGTTCGGCGCAGACCGGGTATTTGATACTCCCCTGGCGGAGTCCGGCATTCTCGGGATGTCCGTGGGCCTGGCCATGGCGGGCTTTCACCCCATCCCCGAAGTTCAGTTTGACGGCTTCGCCTACCCGGCCATCAATCAGATCGTCTGCCAGATCGGCCGCATGAACTACCGCAGCCGCGGAACAATGCCCATGCCGATCACCCTCCGTGTTCCCAGCTTCGGTGGAATCCGGGCGCCGGAACACCACGGGGAATCCCTGGAAGCACTCTTTGCCCATGTACCGGGGCTGAAAGTTGTGTCGCCGTCGAGTCCGCATGAGGCGTATCACCTCCTCAAGCATTCAGCCACGCGTCCGGACCCCGTGATTTTCATGGAGCCGAAGTCCCGTTACTGGCAAAAGGGTGAAGTGGACCTCAAGAATGCTGGCAGCGTCGAGGGCTCAAAGGTCGTCAGGCCCGGCAAGCACCTCACGCTCGTCGCCTGGGGTGCCATGGTGGCCCGCTGCCTCCAGGTTGCCGAGCTCGCTGCCGAGGATGGCATTGAGATCGAAGTGCTGGACCTGCGTTGGTTGAAGCCGATTGACGCCGGGGGTCTGGCAGCTTCCGTCGCGAAGACGCGCCGCGCCGTCGTCGTTCATGAAGCGCCGCGCACCTCGGGTCTGGGCGCCGAGGTAGCAGCCCTGATCAGCGAACAGTGTTTTGGTACCCTCAAGGCACCCGTTGAACGAATTACCGGTTTCGATGTTCCCTATCCTTCCGGTGATCTCGAGGACGAGTACATTCCCAATATCGACCGCATCCTGTTCGGGATCCAAAGAGTACTGGAGTATCGTCGTGGCTGA
- a CDS encoding biotin/lipoyl-containing protein: MAEISFPLPDLGEGLIEATILEWIVAVGDQVERNQPLVEVETTKSAVELPSPQSGKVLRIHGEAGEKINVGEPLIVFEVPDDTAGIVGTVPEEKAPKRRVRLSAALDDED, encoded by the coding sequence GTGGCTGAAATTTCCTTTCCGCTTCCGGATCTTGGCGAAGGCCTGATCGAAGCAACCATCCTCGAATGGATCGTCGCTGTCGGAGACCAGGTAGAGCGCAACCAGCCGCTGGTCGAGGTAGAAACAACCAAATCCGCCGTCGAATTGCCCTCGCCGCAATCCGGCAAGGTACTGCGCATCCATGGTGAAGCCGGAGAAAAGATCAACGTTGGCGAACCGCTGATCGTTTTCGAGGTCCCCGATGACACCGCCGGTATCGTCGGAACGGTGCCCGAGGAAAAGGCCCCCAAGCGTCGGGTGCGCCTCAGCGCGGCACTGGACGACGAGGACTAG
- a CDS encoding alpha/beta fold hydrolase, translating to MATTISSLPDVGLSTEVYEPEEDAGLRPLLLLHGFASSSKLNWVDSGWVGALTAAGRCVITVDLPGHGESPAPAATADYAPSAILERLQQLLQSAGITAMYSADRASGVDIIGYSLGSRLAWELGAARPDLVNRMVLGGPGSGDPLSVFDLPAARAWLDNETPIGDPLTAELLRMAQLVPSNNVDALMLLIGEIKRQPFVPAKSIPTMPLLLVAGDRDDLATTMPELAKLSGTAETLWLPARTHANAVSSRAFKKAAVEFLAG from the coding sequence GTGGCAACGACCATCTCCTCTTTACCCGACGTCGGCCTCTCGACGGAAGTCTATGAACCAGAGGAGGACGCCGGGCTACGGCCGCTACTGCTCCTTCACGGTTTTGCGTCTTCCTCGAAGCTGAACTGGGTGGACTCAGGCTGGGTCGGGGCGCTGACAGCCGCTGGTCGATGTGTCATCACCGTGGATCTGCCAGGTCACGGGGAGTCCCCCGCGCCGGCAGCCACAGCGGATTATGCGCCGTCTGCCATCCTCGAACGTCTTCAGCAGTTGCTACAGTCCGCGGGCATCACAGCTATGTATTCGGCAGACCGTGCGTCCGGCGTGGACATCATTGGTTATTCACTGGGTTCACGGCTGGCATGGGAACTGGGCGCCGCGCGCCCAGACCTCGTGAATCGGATGGTCCTCGGTGGGCCTGGTAGCGGCGACCCACTCTCAGTATTTGATCTACCAGCGGCGCGCGCCTGGCTGGACAATGAGACTCCCATTGGGGATCCGCTAACGGCCGAGTTGCTGCGGATGGCCCAGCTGGTGCCCTCCAATAATGTCGATGCGCTAATGCTCCTCATTGGGGAAATCAAACGTCAGCCGTTCGTCCCTGCGAAAAGCATTCCCACCATGCCGCTACTGCTGGTTGCCGGGGACCGCGACGATCTGGCCACAACAATGCCCGAGCTCGCAAAGCTCAGCGGCACTGCCGAGACCCTTTGGCTCCCTGCGCGCACGCACGCCAATGCGGTGTCATCACGGGCCTTCAAAAAAGCGGCGGTAGAGTTCCTGGCTGGTTGA
- a CDS encoding serine/threonine-protein kinase, with amino-acid sequence MLLGTRYRTAELVGTGGASSVYRALDENLGRDVAIKLFRPATSDDDGYRRQHTEMSILSALNHPCLVTLHDAGLEESSDGEISNYLVMELVEGKDLRRSLQERSLTSAQVAQLGADLADALAYIHENGVIHRDVKPANILLSHSTDQDTKIYPKLTDFGIARMVDAATATAHGAAIGTANYLSPEQAQGTGVEPRTDVYSLGLVLLECLTGEKAFPGPVVESAVARLLRDPEVPETLGSLWRDILTRMTARTPEARPLAHEVAVVLRNMTGSYVQSLPIPQTDSEDAINGGLITGGITTGNVRIPAPPSHAPTIGS; translated from the coding sequence ATGCTTTTGGGCACTCGCTACAGAACCGCCGAACTCGTCGGCACAGGCGGCGCGTCGTCCGTCTACCGGGCCCTGGATGAAAACCTCGGACGCGATGTAGCTATAAAACTCTTTCGCCCCGCCACAAGCGACGACGATGGCTACCGTCGCCAACACACGGAGATGTCCATTCTCTCCGCCCTCAACCATCCGTGCTTGGTTACACTGCACGACGCCGGCCTGGAAGAAAGTTCCGACGGCGAGATCTCCAATTATCTGGTCATGGAACTTGTCGAGGGCAAAGACCTCCGTCGCTCTCTGCAGGAACGATCGCTGACGTCGGCGCAGGTGGCCCAGCTGGGCGCTGACCTCGCGGACGCGCTGGCGTACATTCATGAGAACGGCGTTATTCACCGGGACGTCAAGCCAGCTAACATCCTGCTTTCGCACAGTACAGACCAAGACACCAAGATCTATCCAAAGCTCACCGACTTTGGCATTGCCCGCATGGTGGACGCCGCCACGGCCACGGCTCACGGCGCCGCGATCGGTACCGCCAATTATTTGAGCCCGGAGCAGGCACAGGGTACAGGTGTCGAACCTCGAACCGATGTCTACTCCCTTGGACTGGTACTACTTGAGTGCCTGACCGGTGAAAAAGCCTTTCCTGGACCGGTCGTTGAATCCGCTGTCGCCAGGCTGCTGCGGGATCCCGAGGTCCCCGAGACCCTGGGTTCTCTCTGGCGGGACATTCTGACCCGCATGACTGCCCGAACCCCCGAGGCCCGTCCCCTTGCGCACGAAGTGGCCGTCGTCTTGCGCAACATGACGGGCAGCTACGTGCAATCCCTGCCTATCCCCCAGACCGATTCCGAGGATGCGATCAACGGTGGTCTGATCACCGGCGGAATCACCACCGGAAACGTGCGTATTCCCGCCCCGCCGTCGCACGCACCAACGATCGGCAGCTGA